Proteins from a genomic interval of Bradyrhizobium sp. CCBAU 53340:
- a CDS encoding EAL domain-containing protein encodes MGASIRWTARLRALLRRWRGAPQTWLIVGGFVLMAAMAIGTGLTVERFRQNAIETGRDSLESSVRLLARHFDREFEDFAVLQKSIIAELESHGIESADVFRSEMGTLAVHEVLRAKASGWSDVAGANVFDASGVLINSSRRWPVADVSVSDRRYFNRLKNDPALQEEIEVVPGRLGTGPAIVFARRVSGPHGEFLGLVSRAITPEQLESFFASIGLDEESSVAMHHQNGQLLARVPHVDAMIGQNYRGGSPEQIAIFERGSVTTELTSPIDGKDRIVASRLLTGEPLVVVATKSLDAALATWRTQTKFFVAVAVLSIGLLVLTLFLIFRQVTHRLSLEKQRLDTAMNTMTQGLLMFDQDQRLIVCNRRYIDMYGLSTAVVKPGVDFRDVIQHRADTGSFEGDVDAYCDKILSQVGLTQSRIVETSDGRLIEIKNQPSAAGGWLATHDDVTERIRADERIAHMAHYDALTDLPNRVLMRGHLERRVAELAHGNPFAILYIDVDEFKGVNDSLGHEVGDELLRQVASRLRACVSGNDLVARLGGDEFAIIKAGTKDQAELTALAEQILTSLRLPVDCKGQEISTDASIGIAIAPDHGDVIDDLLKRADLAMYAAKSEGRGTFRIFVPEYDAKARQRRQLELDLRQALVRGEFEVHYQPLVDLSANVVTGCEALLRWRHPERGMVSPADFIPIAEDTGLIGEIGEWVLRQACLEAASWPGDIHIAVNVSPVQFRSRTLALKVAAALAESGLAPGRLELEITETVLIRDDEEALTILQQLRELGVRIALDDFGTGYSSLSYLHRFPFDKIKIDRSFISDIGEPADSSPIVQAVVHMAAARHMATTAEGVETEAQREVLRQLGCSQMQGWLFSPAVPATKLKQLLSKQAAAA; translated from the coding sequence ATGGGCGCTTCAATCCGATGGACCGCGCGACTGCGCGCGCTGCTTCGCCGTTGGCGGGGCGCGCCACAGACGTGGCTGATCGTCGGCGGCTTCGTGCTGATGGCGGCGATGGCTATCGGCACCGGGCTCACCGTCGAGCGCTTCCGCCAGAATGCGATCGAGACCGGCCGCGACAGCCTGGAAAGCTCGGTGCGCCTGCTCGCCCGCCATTTCGACCGCGAGTTCGAGGATTTCGCGGTGCTCCAGAAGAGCATCATCGCGGAACTCGAGAGCCATGGCATCGAATCCGCCGATGTGTTCCGCAGCGAGATGGGCACGCTCGCCGTGCATGAGGTGCTGCGCGCCAAGGCCAGCGGCTGGTCCGACGTCGCCGGCGCCAATGTGTTCGATGCGAGCGGCGTGCTGATCAATTCGTCGAGGCGCTGGCCCGTTGCCGATGTCTCGGTGTCGGATCGCCGCTATTTCAACCGCCTCAAGAACGATCCGGCCTTGCAGGAAGAGATCGAGGTCGTGCCCGGCCGGCTCGGCACCGGTCCGGCAATCGTGTTCGCGCGGCGCGTGTCGGGGCCGCACGGCGAGTTCCTCGGCCTGGTGTCGCGCGCCATTACGCCGGAGCAGCTCGAATCCTTCTTCGCCTCGATCGGCCTCGACGAGGAGTCCTCGGTCGCGATGCATCACCAGAACGGCCAGTTGCTGGCGCGCGTTCCGCATGTCGATGCCATGATCGGGCAGAACTACCGCGGCGGCTCGCCCGAACAGATCGCCATATTCGAGCGCGGCTCCGTCACGACCGAGCTGACAAGCCCGATCGACGGCAAGGACCGGATCGTCGCCTCGCGCCTGCTGACCGGCGAGCCGCTGGTCGTGGTCGCCACCAAATCGCTGGACGCGGCGCTCGCCACCTGGCGCACCCAGACCAAATTCTTCGTCGCCGTGGCCGTGCTGTCGATCGGCCTGCTCGTGCTGACGCTGTTCCTGATCTTCCGTCAGGTGACGCATCGCCTCTCGCTGGAGAAGCAGCGGCTCGACACCGCGATGAACACGATGACGCAGGGCCTTCTGATGTTCGATCAGGACCAGCGGCTCATCGTCTGCAACCGCCGCTACATCGACATGTACGGGCTCTCGACCGCGGTGGTGAAACCCGGCGTCGATTTCCGCGACGTGATCCAGCATCGCGCCGACACCGGCTCGTTCGAGGGCGACGTCGATGCCTATTGCGACAAGATCCTGAGCCAGGTCGGGCTGACCCAGAGCCGCATCGTCGAGACCTCCGATGGCCGCCTGATCGAAATCAAGAACCAACCCAGCGCGGCCGGCGGCTGGCTCGCCACTCATGACGACGTCACCGAGCGCATCCGCGCCGATGAGCGCATCGCGCATATGGCGCATTATGACGCGCTGACCGACCTGCCCAACCGCGTGCTGATGCGCGGACATCTGGAACGGCGTGTGGCGGAGCTCGCCCACGGCAATCCGTTCGCAATCCTCTATATCGACGTCGACGAATTCAAGGGCGTCAACGATTCGCTCGGCCACGAGGTCGGCGACGAATTGCTGCGCCAGGTCGCAAGCCGCCTGCGCGCCTGCGTCAGCGGCAACGATCTGGTGGCGCGGCTCGGCGGTGACGAGTTCGCGATCATCAAGGCCGGCACGAAAGACCAGGCCGAGCTGACGGCGCTCGCCGAACAGATCCTGACATCGCTGCGCCTGCCGGTGGACTGCAAGGGGCAGGAGATTTCGACCGACGCCAGCATCGGCATCGCGATCGCGCCCGACCATGGCGACGTCATCGATGACCTGCTCAAGCGGGCCGATCTTGCGATGTACGCCGCGAAGTCAGAGGGACGCGGCACCTTCCGCATCTTCGTGCCCGAATACGACGCCAAGGCGCGGCAGCGCCGCCAGCTCGAGCTCGATCTGCGCCAGGCGCTGGTCCGCGGCGAGTTCGAGGTGCACTACCAGCCGCTGGTCGATCTCTCCGCCAATGTCGTCACCGGCTGCGAGGCGCTGCTGCGCTGGCGCCATCCGGAGCGCGGCATGGTCTCGCCCGCGGATTTCATTCCAATTGCGGAAGACACCGGCCTGATCGGCGAGATCGGCGAATGGGTTTTGAGGCAGGCCTGCCTCGAGGCCGCCTCCTGGCCCGGCGACATCCACATCGCGGTCAACGTCTCGCCGGTGCAGTTCCGCTCCAGGACGCTGGCGCTGAAGGTCGCCGCGGCGCTCGCCGAATCGGGGCTGGCACCGGGACGGCTCGAGCTCGAGATCACCGAGACCGTGCTGATCCGCGACGACGAGGAGGCGCTGACCATCCTGCAGCAGCTGCGCGAGCTCGGCGTGCGCATCGCGCTCGACGATTTCGGCACCGGCTATTCGTCGCTGAGCTATCTGCACCGCTTCCCGTTCGACAAGATCAAGATCGACCGCAGCTTCATCAGCGACATCGGCGAGCCCGCCGATTCCTCGCCGATCGTGCAGGCCGTGGTGCACATGGCCGCGGCCCGGCACATGGCGACGACGGCGGAAGGCGTCGAGACAGAAGCCCAGCGCGAAGTGCTGCGTCAGCTCGGATGCAGCCAGATGCAGGGCTGGCTGTTCAGCCCGGCGGTGCCGGCGACGAAGCTGAAGCAATTGCTGTCGAAGCAGGCGGCCGCGGCGTAA
- a CDS encoding LysM peptidoglycan-binding domain-containing protein, translating to MITASKAFIAFCLIAVVGTVLVIGPTELRHMLPGGASTDAKPESKAAAKAEPNAQAQVEPKAESKVEPKTDPKLAAVAQPKPSASPGTAGAPKPEALAETQKQVTALADVAPAKPQPSVTEAGPRFDVARVDDHGEAAVIAGQAAPGSKVELLRDGQPLDSVVADASGQFVMTPPKLPAGSYELALRARAPDGTVTQSSRTMPVKIADAAPPPAPAAVAAKQETKPAEKPDDKSDVVASLPAPRLAATPERSAVRPRMMGAPKPKSMARVPTGPTVASASPADALAPATTEAGSSRVISRGDSLWALSRLAYGDGARYAVIFNANREKIHNPNLIYPGQTVLVPQKTQ from the coding sequence ATGATTACCGCATCCAAGGCCTTCATTGCATTCTGTCTGATCGCGGTGGTCGGCACCGTGCTGGTGATCGGCCCGACCGAGCTCCGCCACATGCTGCCGGGTGGGGCGAGCACCGATGCCAAACCCGAGAGCAAGGCTGCGGCGAAGGCCGAGCCTAACGCGCAAGCTCAGGTCGAACCCAAAGCCGAGTCCAAAGTCGAGCCGAAGACTGATCCGAAGCTCGCTGCGGTGGCACAACCCAAACCGTCCGCCTCGCCGGGAACGGCCGGCGCGCCGAAGCCGGAGGCGCTCGCCGAGACCCAGAAGCAGGTCACGGCACTGGCCGATGTCGCGCCGGCGAAGCCGCAACCGTCAGTCACGGAGGCCGGTCCCCGTTTCGACGTCGCGCGCGTCGACGATCACGGCGAGGCCGCGGTGATCGCGGGGCAGGCCGCACCGGGATCGAAGGTGGAGCTGTTGCGCGACGGACAGCCGCTCGACAGCGTGGTGGCCGATGCATCCGGCCAGTTCGTGATGACCCCGCCAAAACTTCCCGCCGGCAGCTATGAGCTGGCGCTGCGCGCCAGGGCGCCCGATGGCACCGTCACGCAATCCAGCCGAACCATGCCGGTGAAAATCGCTGACGCCGCGCCGCCGCCCGCGCCCGCCGCCGTGGCTGCGAAGCAGGAGACGAAGCCTGCCGAAAAGCCGGACGACAAATCCGACGTCGTCGCCTCGCTGCCGGCGCCGCGTCTCGCCGCGACGCCGGAGCGCTCGGCGGTTCGGCCGCGCATGATGGGCGCGCCCAAGCCCAAGTCCATGGCGCGGGTGCCGACGGGTCCGACGGTCGCATCGGCCTCGCCCGCGGATGCCCTCGCTCCTGCGACGACGGAGGCCGGCAGCAGCCGCGTGATTTCCCGTGGCGACAGCCTCTGGGCCTTGAGCCGGCTCGCTTACGGTGACGGCGCCCGCTATGCGGTGATCTTCAACGCCAACCGCGAAAAGATCCACAATCCCAATCTGATCTATCCCGGCCAGACCGTCCTGGTGCCGCAAAAAACGCAGTGA
- a CDS encoding Spy/CpxP family protein refolding chaperone: MGIALAGALLVLLTMLLPNTARAQFGLRGGPLGIARFAVGHVIGLSRLRHARMAVRGGRYRSAALRSQDPRGSERQPFNPYVVRAALTAQAALSGWHGGRSPQGWWRHPDGSYGWVGPLFWPFAHDDLTTAVIYGDTTGLSLYGYGDIYAALFAPYAAPELAAYTAPQGRRGRKVPSVETVCDGSDTGGLPVDRIASAVQPNEMQRTALDELATAWNGARDTIRASCPAQAPVTAAERLGVMQARLDAMIKATDALAQPLTKFIDLLDDGQKAKLDSLARERQAALASAQHKNAQGAAACDPNYDPRYDVQAQRQYEQLVQQQWPADDIASTLKLDDTGRARLDVLQDTTLRTMQTLSSCPMKAEATPQARLAAVKARLQTMLQAVAGVADALDDFEADLSDEQKAGFEAIGPKRGT, from the coding sequence ATGGGGATCGCGCTTGCCGGCGCGCTGCTGGTGCTTCTGACAATGTTGCTGCCGAATACGGCCAGGGCGCAGTTCGGATTGCGCGGCGGGCCGCTCGGCATTGCACGCTTTGCCGTCGGCCACGTCATCGGCCTGTCCCGGCTGCGCCACGCTCGCATGGCGGTGCGCGGCGGCCGCTATCGCTCGGCTGCACTGAGATCGCAGGATCCGCGCGGTAGCGAGCGCCAGCCCTTCAATCCCTATGTCGTGCGCGCGGCGCTCACGGCGCAGGCTGCGCTGTCGGGCTGGCATGGCGGCCGCAGCCCGCAGGGCTGGTGGCGTCACCCCGACGGCAGCTATGGCTGGGTCGGGCCGCTGTTCTGGCCGTTCGCGCATGACGATCTCACCACCGCGGTGATCTATGGCGATACTACCGGCCTCTCGCTCTACGGCTATGGCGATATCTATGCCGCTCTGTTCGCGCCCTATGCGGCGCCGGAGCTCGCCGCCTACACCGCGCCGCAGGGCCGCCGTGGCCGAAAAGTCCCGTCGGTGGAGACGGTCTGCGACGGCAGCGATACCGGCGGCTTGCCTGTCGACCGCATCGCGAGCGCCGTGCAGCCGAACGAGATGCAGCGCACCGCGCTCGACGAGCTCGCAACCGCCTGGAATGGGGCGCGCGACACCATCCGCGCCTCGTGCCCGGCGCAGGCGCCGGTTACGGCGGCGGAGCGTCTCGGCGTGATGCAGGCCCGTCTGGATGCGATGATCAAGGCCACGGATGCGCTGGCGCAGCCGCTGACAAAATTCATCGACCTCCTCGATGACGGCCAAAAAGCCAAGCTCGACTCGCTGGCAAGGGAGCGCCAGGCGGCGCTTGCGTCCGCCCAGCACAAGAACGCGCAAGGCGCCGCCGCCTGCGATCCCAACTACGATCCCCGCTACGATGTGCAGGCCCAGCGTCAGTACGAGCAGCTCGTGCAGCAGCAATGGCCCGCTGACGACATCGCCTCCACGCTGAAGCTCGACGACACCGGACGCGCCCGCCTCGACGTGCTCCAGGACACCACGCTCCGCACCATGCAGACGCTGAGCTCTTGCCCGATGAAGGCGGAAGCAACCCCGCAGGCCCGCCTCGCCGCCGTCAAGGCGCGGCTCCAGACGATGCTGCAAGCGGTGGCTGGCGTTGCCGACGCACTCGATGATTTCGAGGCCGATCTGAGTGACGAGCAGAAGGCCGGCTTCGAGGCGATCGGGCCGAAGCGGGGGACGTAA
- a CDS encoding Crp/Fnr family transcriptional regulator encodes MSKQAEFAVILKMNAMFADLGADELQRLSNLCHTQHLASGEVLFQKGDPGDALFGVRRGQVRIETGASDGSRLTLNFMGPGDLFGEVAVLDGQNRTADATAGETSELFVLRREDFLAFLEREPKVAIKIIALLCQRIRWQSERMEESMLQPLPVRLARRLCALAADFGSEVHISQEQLGVFVGAARESVNRQLQAWRKEAILDLQRGRILLRNMTKLTAIARNE; translated from the coding sequence ATGAGCAAGCAGGCCGAATTTGCGGTCATTCTGAAAATGAATGCCATGTTCGCCGATCTCGGCGCGGACGAACTCCAGCGGCTGTCCAACCTCTGTCACACCCAGCATCTGGCGAGTGGCGAGGTCCTGTTCCAGAAGGGCGATCCGGGCGACGCACTGTTTGGCGTGCGCCGCGGCCAGGTCCGCATCGAGACCGGCGCCTCCGACGGCAGCCGGCTGACGCTGAACTTCATGGGGCCGGGCGATCTGTTCGGCGAGGTTGCGGTGCTGGACGGCCAGAACCGCACCGCGGACGCGACCGCCGGCGAGACGAGCGAATTGTTCGTGTTGCGGCGCGAAGATTTTCTCGCCTTCCTCGAGCGCGAGCCCAAGGTCGCGATTAAGATCATCGCGCTCTTGTGCCAGCGCATCCGCTGGCAGAGCGAGCGCATGGAGGAATCCATGCTGCAACCGCTGCCGGTGCGGTTGGCACGGCGTCTTTGCGCGCTCGCCGCCGATTTCGGCTCCGAGGTGCACATTTCGCAGGAGCAGCTCGGCGTCTTCGTCGGCGCCGCCCGCGAGAGTGTCAACCGCCAGCTTCAGGCCTGGCGCAAGGAGGCGATCCTCGACCTCCAGCGCGGCCGCATCCTGCTGCGGAACATGACCAAGCTGACGGCGATCGCGCGCAACGAGTAG
- a CDS encoding AsmA family protein, with product MRAVKFAGAALAAVIVVIVLLLVIGIPSGFLTATIASRVEQASGYRLSIDGTTKISLWPTLNVTLTDVTLQDPKDRSGITRLTIDSVQADMSLASAWSGHPAISEIIVTHPVLYQPLLRERLPNADASTKPLALDADGATIDHVRISNGEVAFSRPRDRVEGRISAINADAVMGRDRKVNIAGTARIGEHPTRFDIKATTPAPPVERQSIPMDFVIDMPDVLKSQLAGHAEMRLNGSVVMINGVNGTLGEGSFNGWASVDVASKPLVKVDLDFQRLAIPLAKSPPGAPGQPWSDAPIDVSGLNYVDAQLRISANEAVIGEARLAPLALDAKLAGGILKAGTANLGAYGGQVSGEVILDATTGAPSFAMHSDLVGVRALPLLQGLAEFDRIDGKLQAKLALRSAGTSQRTLMANMQGTAFVNFQDGAIRGINVAQMIRSLTSGTLTGWQDGEAQNTDLSQLSASFRIDKGQAVTTDLNLIGPLVRVTGAGTIALDTKMMGFRVEPKLVMTTQGQGRASEPVGFGIPVMITGAWSQPRIYPDMAGVLDNPDAAYAKLREMGKGLFGPDGAGLSNILNSFGLGGTAPNAGNTNPQVQQQGQGQAQNNLLGGQLGEAIGNLIQQGLSSGAGNGAGGGTGRSRSLPGAPSTPVPLASPAPPTQDPPEPQQDSQPMNDVMRQLFNR from the coding sequence ATGAGAGCAGTGAAATTCGCCGGCGCAGCTTTGGCCGCCGTCATCGTCGTGATCGTCCTCCTGCTGGTGATCGGGATTCCCTCGGGGTTCCTGACCGCGACGATCGCCTCGCGCGTCGAGCAGGCGAGCGGCTATCGCCTGTCGATCGACGGCACCACCAAGATCAGCCTGTGGCCGACGCTGAACGTCACGCTGACCGACGTCACGCTCCAGGACCCCAAGGACCGTAGCGGAATTACGCGCCTGACGATCGACAGCGTCCAGGCCGACATGTCGCTTGCGAGCGCCTGGTCGGGTCATCCTGCGATCAGCGAGATCATCGTCACCCATCCGGTGCTGTATCAGCCGCTGCTGCGCGAGCGCCTGCCGAACGCCGATGCATCGACCAAGCCGCTCGCGCTTGACGCCGACGGCGCGACGATCGACCACGTCAGGATCAGCAACGGCGAAGTCGCATTCTCGCGCCCGCGCGATCGCGTCGAGGGCCGCATCAGCGCTATCAACGCAGACGCCGTCATGGGACGTGATCGCAAGGTCAATATCGCCGGTACTGCGCGCATAGGCGAGCATCCGACCAGGTTCGACATCAAGGCGACCACGCCGGCGCCACCGGTCGAGCGACAGAGCATCCCGATGGATTTCGTCATCGACATGCCCGACGTGCTGAAATCGCAGCTCGCCGGTCACGCCGAAATGCGGCTCAACGGCAGTGTCGTGATGATCAACGGCGTCAACGGCACGCTCGGCGAAGGCAGCTTCAACGGCTGGGCCTCGGTCGACGTCGCGAGCAAGCCGCTTGTGAAGGTCGACCTCGACTTCCAGCGGCTCGCAATCCCGCTGGCGAAATCGCCTCCCGGCGCGCCCGGGCAGCCCTGGAGCGATGCGCCGATCGACGTGTCCGGGCTCAATTATGTCGACGCGCAACTCAGGATCTCCGCCAACGAAGCCGTCATCGGCGAGGCGCGTCTTGCGCCGCTGGCGCTCGATGCGAAACTCGCCGGCGGCATCCTGAAGGCGGGCACCGCCAATCTCGGCGCCTATGGCGGCCAGGTCTCGGGCGAAGTCATCCTCGACGCGACCACGGGGGCGCCGAGCTTTGCCATGCACTCCGACCTCGTCGGCGTGCGTGCGCTGCCGCTGCTTCAGGGCCTCGCCGAATTCGACCGGATCGACGGCAAGCTGCAGGCCAAGCTCGCGCTGCGCAGCGCCGGCACCAGCCAGCGCACGCTGATGGCGAACATGCAGGGCACGGCTTTCGTCAATTTTCAGGACGGCGCCATCCGCGGCATCAATGTCGCGCAGATGATCCGCTCGCTGACCTCGGGCACGCTGACGGGCTGGCAGGACGGCGAGGCCCAGAACACGGACTTGTCGCAGCTCTCGGCGTCGTTCCGCATCGACAAGGGTCAGGCGGTGACGACCGATCTGAACCTGATCGGACCGCTGGTGCGCGTCACCGGCGCCGGCACCATTGCGCTCGATACCAAGATGATGGGTTTCCGCGTCGAGCCGAAACTGGTGATGACGACGCAAGGCCAGGGCCGCGCCTCCGAGCCGGTCGGCTTCGGCATTCCCGTGATGATAACAGGCGCCTGGTCGCAGCCGCGGATCTATCCCGACATGGCCGGCGTGCTCGACAATCCTGACGCCGCCTATGCCAAGCTGCGCGAAATGGGCAAGGGCCTGTTCGGGCCTGACGGCGCCGGCCTCAGCAACATCCTGAACAGTTTTGGTCTCGGCGGCACTGCTCCAAACGCCGGCAACACCAATCCGCAAGTCCAGCAGCAAGGGCAGGGACAGGCGCAGAATAATCTGCTCGGCGGCCAGCTGGGCGAGGCGATCGGCAATCTGATCCAGCAGGGGCTCTCGAGCGGCGCTGGCAACGGTGCCGGAGGCGGCACCGGCCGCAGCCGCAGCCTGCCCGGCGCACCGAGCACGCCGGTGCCGCTGGCTTCGCCCGCCCCTCCGACCCAGGACCCGCCCGAGCCGCAGCAGGACAGCCAGCCGATGAACGACGTGATGCGGCAGCTCTTTAATCGGTGA
- a CDS encoding adenylate/guanylate cyclase domain-containing protein, producing MAGAKDKTWLLREGLFAKYVVSLVGLVVFVLAVNGAMETWISYRATKTQLTDGLEDKAQAVARRMEQSVSELERQISWVTAASQDTLEKRRTGYAQLLHQVSVVSQLFQLDGDGREVLRVSRQSTTTGSNADLSRDARFIDTVARGVSYAPAYFADGTPYMSISVAHSGFKAGVTVAEVDLSFLSDFLTDAQVGKVAFAYVVDARGRVLAASSKGPEIGKDLSTLPQVAAAIAPGRGPDTSGTDFNGHAVLSAASTVPKLGWSVLFEQPTMQALTPIRDQLVRVALLIGMGLMVAILAGTLLARRMIIPITALRDGAHKLGEGDFSHRIDVHTSDELEELAGQFNRMAAQLQETYTGLETKVEERTRDLAQSINELKVLEEVGRAVASSLDLNAVLPTIAARALEISRADAVLIYGYDADQRRFNLVEANGVDRSAIGAHVTIAEGDNILSDAAHGGEPIALPDLDQAAEQPLRDAAISAGFHAVLVVPLVDQQGTLGALVVLRRASGAFESSLTGLMRTFANQAVLAMRNARLFTEVDHKSHALETANETVRAQADKLREQTEQLKDWNKSLEERVATQLGEIERIRKLERFLAPQVAQLIASSDSPEGLLTSQRREVTVVFCDLRGFTAFTEATEPEEAMNVLREYHAALGKLIFKYEGTLDKYAGDGVMILFNAPIQFEDHTARAVKMAVEMRDTIGPLTERWRNRGHSLGFGIGIALGYATLGQVGFEQRLEYAAIGSVTNLASRLCSEARPNQIVVSRRVYGMVEPFVEARALDDLQLKGFNHPVLAMEILGWHGEVENVVDAATARRRG from the coding sequence ATGGCGGGAGCGAAAGACAAGACCTGGTTGCTGCGGGAGGGCCTGTTCGCCAAATATGTCGTCTCCCTCGTCGGCCTTGTCGTGTTCGTGCTCGCCGTCAACGGCGCGATGGAGACCTGGATCTCCTATCGCGCCACCAAGACACAGCTGACCGACGGGCTCGAGGACAAGGCGCAAGCGGTCGCCCGGCGCATGGAGCAGTCGGTCTCCGAGCTCGAGCGCCAGATCAGCTGGGTGACGGCGGCCAGCCAGGACACGCTCGAAAAGCGTCGCACCGGCTATGCCCAGCTGTTGCATCAGGTCTCGGTCGTCTCCCAGCTGTTCCAGCTCGACGGCGACGGCCGCGAGGTCTTGCGCGTGTCGCGCCAGTCGACCACGACCGGCAGCAACGCCGACCTCTCCCGCGACGCGCGCTTCATCGACACGGTCGCCCGCGGGGTCAGCTATGCGCCGGCCTATTTCGCCGACGGCACGCCGTACATGTCGATCTCGGTGGCGCATTCCGGATTCAAGGCCGGCGTCACGGTGGCCGAGGTCGATCTCAGCTTCCTCTCCGACTTCCTGACCGACGCCCAAGTCGGCAAGGTCGCCTTCGCCTATGTGGTCGACGCGCGCGGCCGCGTGCTCGCGGCCTCGTCGAAGGGACCCGAAATCGGCAAGGACCTGTCGACACTGCCGCAGGTCGCGGCCGCGATCGCGCCCGGCCGTGGGCCCGACACGTCAGGCACCGACTTCAACGGCCATGCGGTGCTGTCGGCCGCGAGCACCGTGCCGAAGCTCGGCTGGAGCGTGTTGTTCGAACAGCCGACCATGCAGGCGCTGACGCCGATCCGCGACCAGCTCGTGCGCGTCGCGCTTCTGATCGGCATGGGCCTGATGGTGGCGATCCTCGCCGGCACGCTGCTGGCGCGCCGCATGATCATCCCGATCACGGCGCTGCGCGACGGTGCGCACAAGCTCGGCGAGGGCGACTTCAGCCACCGCATCGACGTGCACACTTCCGACGAGCTGGAAGAGCTCGCCGGCCAGTTCAACCGCATGGCCGCGCAGCTCCAGGAAACCTACACGGGCCTCGAAACCAAGGTCGAGGAGCGTACCCGCGACCTCGCGCAGTCGATCAACGAGCTGAAGGTGCTGGAGGAGGTCGGCCGCGCCGTCGCCTCCTCGCTCGACCTCAACGCCGTGCTGCCGACCATCGCCGCCCGCGCGCTGGAGATAAGTCGCGCCGACGCGGTGCTGATCTACGGCTATGATGCGGATCAGCGCCGTTTCAACCTGGTCGAGGCCAACGGCGTCGACAGATCGGCCATCGGCGCCCATGTCACGATCGCCGAAGGTGACAACATCCTGAGCGATGCCGCTCATGGCGGCGAGCCGATCGCGCTTCCCGATCTCGACCAGGCCGCCGAGCAGCCGTTGCGCGACGCCGCGATCAGTGCCGGCTTCCACGCGGTGCTGGTGGTGCCGCTGGTCGACCAGCAGGGCACGCTCGGCGCGCTGGTGGTGCTGCGCCGTGCGAGCGGCGCGTTCGAGAGCAGCCTCACCGGCCTGATGCGCACCTTCGCCAACCAGGCGGTGCTGGCGATGCGCAACGCCCGCCTGTTCACAGAGGTCGACCACAAGAGCCACGCGCTCGAGACGGCGAACGAGACCGTGCGCGCCCAGGCCGACAAGCTGCGCGAGCAGACCGAGCAGCTGAAGGACTGGAACAAGTCGCTGGAGGAGCGCGTCGCGACCCAGCTCGGCGAGATCGAGCGCATCCGCAAGCTCGAGCGCTTCCTCGCCCCGCAGGTGGCGCAGCTGATCGCCTCCTCGGACAGTCCGGAGGGGCTCCTCACCAGCCAGCGCCGCGAAGTCACGGTGGTGTTCTGCGATCTGCGCGGCTTTACCGCCTTCACGGAAGCGACCGAGCCGGAAGAGGCGATGAACGTGCTGCGCGAGTATCACGCCGCGCTCGGCAAGCTGATCTTCAAATATGAGGGCACGCTCGACAAATATGCCGGCGACGGCGTGATGATCCTGTTCAACGCGCCGATCCAGTTCGAGGACCACACCGCGCGCGCCGTCAAGATGGCGGTGGAGATGCGCGACACGATCGGCCCGCTGACCGAGCGCTGGCGCAACCGCGGACACAGCCTCGGCTTCGGCATCGGCATCGCGCTCGGCTATGCCACGCTCGGCCAGGTCGGCTTCGAGCAGCGGCTGGAATATGCCGCGATCGGCAGCGTCACCAACCTCGCCTCCCGCCTCTGCAGCGAAGCCCGGCCCAACCAGATCGTGGTGAGCCGCCGCGTCTACGGCATGGTCGAGCCTTTCGTCGAAGCCCGCGCCCTCGACGATCTCCAGCTCAAGGGCTTCAATCACCCGGTGCTGGCGATGGAGATTCTCGGCTGGCACGGCGAGGTGGAGAACGTCGTCGACGCAGCTACCGCGCGGCGGCGAGGGTAG